A portion of the Sphingobacterium spiritivorum genome contains these proteins:
- a CDS encoding NAD+ synthase, with protein sequence MKIALAQLNYHIGNFEKNNSAIIHTITQAKEQQADLIIFAELAIGGYPAKDLLRNAVFIQNCADAIDLIAAHCHDIACIIGAPVRNTDPEGKSLYNGAVFIADGKVSHISKKGLLPDYDVFDEYRYFEPSRHFNCFQFKGETIALTVCEDLWDDDSSNSYVGDPMEELLRENPTLIVNIAASPFSYTHFENRLTVLRKQVARANCPLLYVNQVGAHMDIIFDGRSLALNKSGEIVQELGKFEEDLQVVTLEKGDLISANSSITSEHAEIALIHEALILGLRDYFQKSGFKKATLGLSGGLDSAVVAALACEAIGAENVLAILMPSVYSSDHSLKDALDLVKNTGCKHHIIPIKDVAQAFEGTLSIAFEGLQPDTTEENIQARTRGTLLMAISNKLGHIVLNTSNKSEAAVGYGTLYGDMAGSISVIGDVYKTQAYDLAKYINREREIIPQHTIVKPPSAELRPDQKDSDSLPPYDILDAVLYQLIELEKSGSEVVKTGFDEALVLRISKLVNNAEFKRFQAPPILRVSPKAFGSGRSMPLVAKYSF encoded by the coding sequence ATGAAAATAGCGTTAGCTCAACTGAATTATCACATCGGGAATTTCGAAAAAAACAATTCTGCGATTATACATACGATTACCCAGGCAAAAGAACAACAGGCAGATCTGATTATTTTTGCGGAGCTGGCTATCGGAGGATATCCGGCCAAGGATTTACTCCGCAATGCCGTATTTATCCAAAACTGTGCTGATGCAATCGACCTGATCGCTGCACATTGTCATGATATTGCCTGCATTATTGGTGCGCCGGTACGCAATACGGACCCTGAGGGAAAATCACTTTATAACGGTGCTGTATTTATAGCAGATGGTAAAGTATCACATATCAGTAAAAAGGGTTTATTGCCAGACTACGATGTATTTGATGAATATCGCTATTTTGAACCTTCCCGTCATTTTAACTGCTTCCAATTTAAGGGAGAAACTATAGCCCTTACGGTATGCGAAGACCTCTGGGATGATGACAGTTCTAATTCTTACGTCGGTGATCCTATGGAAGAATTGCTCCGTGAAAACCCCACCCTGATCGTGAATATAGCTGCATCTCCGTTTTCGTATACACACTTTGAAAATAGGTTAACGGTATTGCGCAAGCAGGTAGCACGGGCTAATTGCCCGTTACTCTATGTCAATCAGGTCGGAGCTCATATGGATATTATCTTTGACGGACGCTCGCTGGCACTGAATAAGAGTGGTGAGATTGTACAGGAACTTGGAAAGTTTGAAGAAGATTTGCAGGTTGTAACATTAGAAAAAGGCGATTTAATATCTGCAAACAGCTCAATAACAAGCGAGCATGCTGAGATTGCGTTGATCCATGAAGCACTGATCCTTGGATTGCGTGATTACTTTCAGAAATCCGGATTTAAAAAAGCAACCCTGGGTCTTTCGGGCGGGCTGGATTCTGCAGTTGTAGCTGCTCTGGCGTGCGAAGCTATCGGAGCAGAAAACGTTCTGGCTATATTGATGCCATCCGTTTACTCTTCAGATCATTCGCTCAAAGATGCTTTGGATCTTGTGAAAAACACGGGTTGTAAACATCATATTATTCCGATCAAGGATGTCGCTCAGGCCTTTGAAGGTACGCTTAGTATAGCTTTTGAAGGATTACAGCCGGATACAACAGAAGAAAATATACAGGCCCGTACCAGAGGAACTCTCTTGATGGCCATCTCAAACAAACTGGGCCATATTGTACTCAACACATCCAATAAGAGTGAAGCAGCCGTTGGCTATGGAACATTATACGGAGATATGGCAGGCTCTATCAGTGTAATCGGGGATGTCTACAAGACTCAGGCTTACGATCTGGCAAAATATATCAATAGAGAACGGGAGATTATTCCACAGCATACTATTGTCAAACCACCATCAGCAGAATTGCGTCCTGATCAGAAAGATTCGGATTCATTACCACCCTATGATATACTGGATGCTGTTTTATATCAGCTGATCGAACTGGAAAAATCAGGCTCAGAAGTAGTGAAAACAGGGTTTGATGAGGCATTGGTTCTTCGGATAAGCAAACTGGTTAACAATGCTGAATTCAAAAGATTTCAGGCACCTCCTATTTTAAGAGTGAGTCCGAAAGCATTCGGAAGCGGAAGATCTATGCCTCTTGTCGCAAAATATTCTTTTTAA
- a CDS encoding FKBP-type peptidyl-prolyl cis-trans isomerase, which produces MTAKSLGKLLIMGLATISLFASCIKDDDVFNDYEQYQKESVDIQSYIRTNFPTAKKDTTGIWFELIEEGEGENFQYKTETVSDPNTGQSVVRALAPTVTVKFTGKLLTGSVVQNNQTETGIAVSLAQQPASWQLAFLPYEISGVTTQIRGLTRNGLKTGSIIRFVTPSYYAYGNMTVGQVPANSPLDYTIEVIKMEYKDSK; this is translated from the coding sequence ATGACTGCGAAAAGTTTAGGAAAATTACTGATTATGGGACTGGCTACAATAAGCCTGTTTGCGTCCTGTATCAAAGATGATGATGTCTTTAATGACTACGAACAATACCAAAAAGAATCCGTTGATATCCAGAGTTACATAAGAACCAATTTCCCTACCGCTAAGAAAGATACAACCGGAATCTGGTTTGAACTTATTGAAGAAGGAGAAGGAGAGAACTTCCAGTATAAGACGGAAACAGTGTCGGATCCGAATACAGGTCAATCTGTTGTACGGGCACTTGCACCGACTGTTACCGTGAAGTTTACCGGAAAACTATTGACCGGATCTGTCGTTCAGAATAATCAGACAGAGACAGGTATTGCCGTTTCTCTCGCACAACAGCCAGCATCATGGCAATTGGCGTTCCTCCCTTATGAAATAAGCGGTGTGACTACGCAGATCAGAGGATTAACCCGCAACGGACTCAAAACCGGAAGTATTATCCGGTTTGTAACACCATCTTATTATGCCTATGGCAATATGACTGTAGGTCAGGTTCCGGCCAATTCGCCACTGGACTACACTATAGAAGTTATAAAAATGGAATATAAAGACAGTAAATAA
- a CDS encoding FKBP-type peptidyl-prolyl cis-trans isomerase, which yields MKNVFRIIAIGLVGTFIFASCNKSDDTDWNKLIEEQRIKDSIENARIKGIIANQAPQLKSYAETNFTNAKLDTATGIWYQVITEGEASSYTYRFNSMGNGIVAPEVTVKFKEKLINGTVTDQTETDKTTTYLLSNRPYAWHTAFLPKTLSYNNQDVKIGGLTANGLKKNSQIRFISPSPWVYDTKEVKDKDGNVKIAANSPIVYEIEVVDIK from the coding sequence ATGAAAAATGTATTTAGAATTATCGCTATTGGATTAGTGGGAACCTTTATTTTTGCGTCTTGTAACAAGAGTGATGATACAGATTGGAACAAATTAATTGAAGAGCAGAGAATCAAAGATTCTATTGAGAATGCAAGAATTAAAGGAATAATTGCAAATCAGGCTCCTCAGTTAAAATCATATGCTGAAACAAATTTCACAAATGCTAAATTAGATACAGCAACAGGAATCTGGTATCAAGTCATTACAGAAGGAGAAGCAAGTTCTTATACGTATAGATTTAATTCTATGGGGAATGGAATTGTAGCGCCTGAGGTAACTGTTAAATTTAAAGAGAAATTGATCAATGGTACTGTAACAGATCAGACTGAAACTGATAAAACGACTACATATCTGTTATCTAATCGTCCGTACGCTTGGCATACAGCATTCTTACCAAAAACACTTTCCTACAACAATCAGGATGTAAAAATCGGAGGATTAACAGCTAATGGATTAAAGAAAAATTCTCAAATCCGCTTTATCTCCCCTTCACCTTGGGTGTATGATACTAAAGAAGTGAAAGATAAAGATGGTAATGTAAAAATTGCCGCAAACTCTCCGATTGTATATGAAATAGAAGTCGTAGATATCAAATAA
- a CDS encoding glycoside hydrolase family 105 protein yields MSRIGMYLLIVLLLTGSFVSAQKTYQKFADSEIKRFPQAWQLDHGKRLYFGYGQGLACLAMLEVWNATKDKKYLDYVEKWADTIINEKGEIHLYKVETYNLDYINPGKILFELYKQTHKEKYKLAMDRLIHQLEVHPRTLEGAFWHKLTYQHQIWLDGLYMASPFLAQYGKEFNRPELIDDAINQFLICAKHTYDPATGLYYHGWDESKQQRWANKETGQSPSFWGRSIGWWFMALVDVLDYVPADHPKRAELLKITDQLSATLIKYQDTQGLWSQIIDKSKQEGNYQESSVSAMLMYAYAKGVNKGYINLRYKGIAEKAYKGLMEQLIVTEPNGNLTLTKCCAVAGLGGNPYRDGSYSYYINERIRDNDAKANGPFIMGCVALNK; encoded by the coding sequence ATGAGTAGAATAGGAATGTATTTGCTGATCGTATTATTGCTGACAGGTTCTTTTGTTTCGGCACAGAAAACGTATCAGAAATTTGCGGATTCAGAGATAAAAAGATTTCCCCAGGCCTGGCAGCTGGATCATGGCAAACGCCTTTACTTTGGATATGGTCAGGGGCTTGCCTGTCTGGCGATGTTAGAGGTATGGAATGCGACTAAGGATAAAAAGTATCTCGATTATGTAGAAAAATGGGCGGATACGATTATCAATGAAAAAGGAGAGATTCACTTGTATAAAGTCGAAACCTATAATCTGGACTACATCAATCCGGGAAAAATCCTTTTTGAACTCTATAAACAAACACATAAAGAGAAATACAAGTTAGCTATGGACCGGTTGATTCATCAGCTGGAAGTACATCCCCGCACATTAGAAGGAGCATTCTGGCACAAGCTGACTTACCAGCATCAGATCTGGTTAGACGGTTTGTACATGGCTTCCCCTTTTTTAGCGCAGTATGGAAAGGAATTTAACAGACCTGAACTGATCGATGATGCCATTAACCAATTCCTGATCTGTGCAAAACATACCTATGATCCGGCTACAGGATTGTACTATCATGGTTGGGATGAGAGCAAACAGCAACGATGGGCAAATAAAGAAACAGGTCAGTCGCCAAGTTTCTGGGGCAGAAGCATAGGCTGGTGGTTTATGGCATTGGTAGATGTATTGGATTATGTGCCAGCTGATCATCCTAAAAGAGCGGAATTATTGAAAATAACAGATCAATTGTCCGCCACGCTGATAAAATATCAGGATACGCAGGGACTTTGGTCTCAGATCATTGACAAGAGTAAGCAGGAGGGAAATTATCAGGAATCGTCAGTCTCCGCTATGTTGATGTATGCTTATGCTAAAGGAGTCAATAAAGGATATATCAATTTGCGTTATAAAGGAATTGCTGAAAAGGCCTATAAAGGCTTAATGGAACAATTAATCGTTACAGAGCCCAATGGTAATCTTACATTGACCAAATGCTGTGCCGTGGCCGGTTTGGGCGGAAATCCTTATCGGGATGGTAGTTATTCTTACTATATTAATGAGCGTATCCGGGATAATGATGCTAAAGCCAACGGGCCTTTTATCATGGGCTGCGTAGCCTTGAATAAATAA
- a CDS encoding thioredoxin family protein has product MKALLLNILFLPCLVSVHAQTKQEINWLTFEQLSDSLDAQPKETLLFFYTDWCSYCHKMMKEGFQDPDIVRYINTHYYAVRFDAESISSVTFDGQLLKNASKHKAPGHFHEVALLFNSPRKKLIFPQLILLKNDFSIKKNTNKYLSSKELLKYVK; this is encoded by the coding sequence ATGAAAGCATTGCTCTTAAATATCTTATTTCTTCCCTGTTTGGTCAGCGTGCATGCGCAGACCAAACAGGAAATTAACTGGCTTACTTTTGAGCAGCTTTCTGATTCTTTAGATGCCCAACCTAAAGAAACTTTGTTATTTTTCTACACGGACTGGTGCTCTTATTGTCATAAAATGATGAAAGAAGGATTTCAGGATCCTGATATTGTCCGTTACATTAATACACATTACTATGCTGTCAGATTTGACGCAGAAAGCATTAGCTCTGTAACCTTCGACGGTCAATTGCTTAAAAATGCTTCTAAACATAAAGCTCCCGGACATTTTCATGAGGTGGCTTTACTCTTCAATTCTCCCCGTAAAAAACTCATCTTCCCCCAGCTGATTCTGTTAAAAAATGATTTTTCCATTAAAAAAAACACAAACAAATACCTAAGCAGCAAAGAGTTATTAAAATATGTTAAATAA
- a CDS encoding FKBP-type peptidyl-prolyl cis-trans isomerase, with protein sequence MKRIGYGILLMVISIIGFTSCMDDGDFFDPKKRFEEEKPIIKAYVTEKFPEAVYDSVTGIWYKVLESGTAGSYTYKVKDTANSKLIQANVKVKYSARLTNGVEIDKSVADTGTNMLVGANLNTGAKSVINAWLYAFFPKKIGEYNLNGLTVNGLQKGAKIRLVTPSLWAYGHQTVGKVPEDAPLDFTIELLDIKD encoded by the coding sequence ATGAAAAGAATAGGATACGGTATACTATTAATGGTAATTTCCATTATCGGATTTACTTCCTGTATGGATGACGGTGATTTCTTTGATCCTAAAAAACGTTTTGAAGAGGAAAAACCTATTATCAAAGCATATGTGACTGAAAAGTTTCCGGAAGCTGTGTATGACAGTGTAACCGGCATCTGGTATAAGGTACTGGAAAGCGGAACCGCAGGAAGTTACACGTATAAAGTCAAAGACACCGCAAATTCAAAACTTATACAGGCAAATGTGAAGGTGAAATATTCCGCACGTCTTACAAACGGTGTAGAGATCGATAAATCTGTAGCTGATACAGGTACGAATATGCTCGTAGGAGCCAATCTGAATACAGGTGCCAAGTCCGTTATCAATGCCTGGTTATATGCTTTCTTTCCTAAAAAAATAGGAGAATATAACCTGAATGGTCTTACTGTAAACGGATTGCAAAAGGGTGCTAAAATTCGTCTTGTAACACCGTCCTTATGGGCTTACGGACATCAGACTGTCGGAAAAGTCCCTGAAGATGCTCCGCTTGATTTTACAATAGAACTATTGGATATAAAAGATTAA
- a CDS encoding TonB-dependent receptor, with the protein MYLRYITACILLLASIDITYAQKALKGVIQDAQGAPVSHATIQIDKSKHGTASDDNGQFTLPNPPNQAFTLQIRAVGYQPLKKNILPSSTDSVLILTLQEDHLNLNEVVVSASRYGMNRKEAPVIVSVLSPKLFNATQSVAMSETLNYQPGVRVENNCQNCGFSQVRLNGMEGAYSQILINSRAVFSALNSVYGLDQIPTSMIDRIEVVRSGGSALFGSNAIAGTINIITKDPVENDWQIKSINSLIDGKKWDNTIDFNTSFVDNELMSGVTFYGMNRNRQAFDANGDGFSEMTKLRNTTFGAKAFLKPSEFNKITLDFSTLHEFRRGGDQLDIAPHFTDITEQLQTNSFIGGLTYDHYSKDFKRKWSAYFSAQKSNRDSFYGGLGGNRTAADSLIAANAYGKTTDLSMVGGTQYVHNFERDVFTVGAEYQSNETKDDIPGYNRRIDQKTQNIGSYVQYEWKPTDRFKTLAGVRYDYSIVDGTYQLKNINRKSDVSFGTFSPRLTILYDLMDNLQFRGGYARGFRAPQAFNEDMHVTSIGGQQVFVLLSENLKNEYSNAYTASLNYSPVLGSVQANLLVEGFYTDLQNPFTNVLSSETDGVLIEEMINGEGAKVYGSNIEINVAPSPFLTIQTGGTIQRSRYKKSQLLFQNDQSEIYITDFVRAPRVYGYLNTNIKASKAFAVDLTGVYTGKMDIPHLIDGEYMIMTKSPDFMEINLRLGYTFTLKKDLNLELSGGVQNIFNAYQKDFDRGALRDSEYIYGPSRPRTFTIGVKIGHFH; encoded by the coding sequence ATGTATTTACGTTACATTACTGCTTGTATATTACTATTAGCCTCCATTGATATTACTTATGCCCAAAAGGCACTGAAAGGAGTTATTCAGGATGCACAGGGTGCACCTGTTTCTCATGCGACCATCCAGATAGACAAATCCAAACACGGTACAGCATCTGACGATAACGGACAGTTTACACTACCAAATCCTCCGAACCAGGCCTTTACTCTTCAGATCAGGGCAGTTGGATACCAGCCACTTAAAAAGAACATTCTTCCCTCTTCCACAGACTCTGTGCTCATTCTGACCTTACAGGAAGATCATCTGAATCTGAATGAAGTGGTGGTGAGCGCCTCCCGTTATGGCATGAACAGAAAAGAAGCTCCGGTGATTGTCAGTGTATTGAGTCCAAAACTCTTTAACGCCACGCAGTCCGTAGCGATGTCTGAAACCCTGAATTATCAACCGGGCGTACGTGTGGAAAACAACTGCCAAAACTGTGGTTTTTCTCAGGTCAGACTAAATGGTATGGAAGGTGCCTATTCGCAAATTCTTATTAACAGCCGTGCAGTATTCAGTGCATTAAACAGTGTCTACGGACTGGATCAGATTCCGACCAGTATGATAGACCGTATTGAAGTAGTGAGAAGTGGCGGATCGGCCTTATTCGGATCCAATGCGATTGCCGGAACTATCAATATCATCACTAAAGATCCTGTGGAAAATGACTGGCAGATTAAAAGTATAAACTCCCTTATTGATGGCAAAAAATGGGACAATACCATAGATTTTAATACCTCATTTGTAGATAATGAACTGATGTCGGGAGTAACTTTTTACGGAATGAACCGCAACAGACAGGCTTTTGATGCCAATGGGGACGGTTTCTCGGAAATGACCAAACTCAGAAATACCACATTTGGTGCAAAAGCTTTTCTGAAACCTTCTGAATTCAACAAAATAACCCTGGATTTCAGCACACTACATGAATTCCGCAGAGGAGGAGATCAGCTTGACATCGCTCCTCACTTTACTGATATCACAGAACAGCTGCAGACAAATTCTTTTATCGGAGGTCTTACCTATGACCATTATTCAAAAGATTTTAAACGTAAATGGTCGGCCTATTTTTCAGCCCAAAAAAGCAACCGGGATAGTTTCTATGGCGGACTGGGAGGCAACAGGACTGCTGCAGACAGTCTCATTGCAGCCAATGCTTACGGAAAAACAACAGATCTTTCAATGGTCGGTGGTACGCAATATGTGCATAATTTTGAACGGGATGTCTTCACTGTGGGTGCCGAGTATCAAAGTAATGAAACCAAAGATGATATTCCCGGCTACAACAGGCGTATCGATCAGAAAACACAAAATATAGGTTCTTATGTTCAGTACGAATGGAAACCTACTGACCGTTTCAAAACATTGGCTGGTGTCCGGTACGATTACAGTATCGTAGACGGAACTTATCAGCTCAAAAATATTAACCGCAAATCTGATGTAAGCTTTGGTACATTCAGCCCCAGACTTACTATATTATATGATCTGATGGACAATCTTCAATTCAGAGGAGGCTATGCACGTGGATTCCGCGCTCCTCAGGCTTTTAATGAAGATATGCACGTGACTTCTATTGGCGGACAACAGGTATTTGTATTGCTATCGGAAAATCTCAAAAATGAATACTCCAATGCTTATACCGCTTCCCTGAATTATTCACCGGTTCTGGGTAGCGTTCAGGCGAATCTACTGGTGGAGGGTTTCTATACAGATTTACAAAATCCCTTTACCAATGTGCTTTCCAGTGAGACAGATGGTGTACTGATCGAAGAGATGATCAATGGTGAAGGAGCGAAAGTATATGGCAGCAATATTGAAATTAACGTTGCTCCTTCCCCTTTTCTGACCATCCAGACAGGTGGTACCATTCAACGATCACGCTACAAGAAGTCTCAGCTTTTATTTCAGAATGACCAATCTGAAATCTACATCACTGATTTTGTGCGTGCTCCGAGAGTATACGGCTACCTCAATACCAATATTAAAGCTTCAAAAGCATTTGCTGTCGACCTGACCGGAGTGTATACCGGAAAAATGGATATTCCACATCTGATAGACGGAGAATATATGATCATGACCAAGAGCCCGGACTTTATGGAAATTAATCTCAGACTAGGCTATACCTTCACCTTGAAAAAAGATCTGAATCTGGAATTGAGTGGTGGTGTACAAAATATATTTAATGCTTATCAAAAAGATTTTGATCGCGGAGCGCTACGGGATTCTGAATATATTTATGGTCCTTCAAGACCCCGTACCTTTACCATAGGTGTCAAAATAGGCCATTTTCATTAA
- a CDS encoding porin family protein translates to MTLTFRYLLISLFVLCSSGAFAQGYGDRNISLGLTVNPNMGLFRFDEDSNVDGKSKAGFSYGLIADIGFAHNYYFSTGLQINTIKGRLEYPQNSSFPNKDVRLQYAEIPLTLKMKTSDINSRRFYGQFGFTTGIKVSSKESLDGTDKSTGVDGSSLLRLGLLIGGGLEWRFDNNLSIITGLSYNNGFTKAFNEGKPKASYLGLNLGLLF, encoded by the coding sequence ATGACACTTACATTCCGTTACTTACTGATCAGTTTATTCGTTCTATGTAGCTCCGGAGCATTTGCTCAGGGGTATGGAGATAGAAATATCTCATTAGGTCTTACTGTAAATCCAAATATGGGCCTGTTCCGGTTTGATGAAGACAGCAATGTAGACGGAAAATCCAAAGCCGGATTTTCCTATGGACTTATTGCCGACATCGGCTTCGCCCACAATTACTATTTTTCAACCGGTTTGCAGATTAATACCATCAAAGGCAGGTTGGAATACCCGCAAAATTCTTCTTTCCCAAACAAGGACGTCCGTTTACAATATGCAGAGATTCCTCTGACTTTGAAGATGAAGACTTCTGATATAAACAGTCGTCGGTTTTACGGGCAGTTTGGTTTTACAACTGGTATAAAAGTCTCCAGTAAAGAGTCTCTTGATGGCACAGACAAGTCTACCGGAGTGGATGGTTCCAGCTTACTGAGACTGGGTTTACTGATCGGAGGAGGTTTGGAATGGAGGTTTGATAATAATCTTTCCATTATTACCGGTCTGTCTTATAACAATGGCTTTACTAAAGCTTTTAATGAGGGAAAACCAAAAGCTTCATATTTAGGTTTAAATCTCGGTTTACTTTTTTAG
- the gldB gene encoding gliding motility lipoprotein GldB, translating into MLKFPHSTQIYLFFFILTFLSCKERAGNDIDTSKIDINIKIERFDQDFSQLDSTQVLQQNAIWQKKYGQFYTDYIQLMLHAGNPADSLSVQRNLRTISRQPDFKALSTSVAKVFPDLKKQEEGLTEAFKRMKYFFPELHTPRFISFYSGFEVQTPIGEDYIGIGLDMFLGSNSEFYPALVSTIPLYISKRFTPENIVPRVTESFIREELYPQQEGDVNTLQHMIYQGKILYAMDQVMPDVADSLKIGYSAQQMKWAEAYEKEIWAWFIQEELLYNTDYLRIQKYFAEAPFTPELGENNESAPKLGSYIGWQIVRKYMNKHPESDLKKLFAIKDAQLILDESKYKGSK; encoded by the coding sequence ATGCTGAAATTCCCTCATTCTACACAAATCTATCTCTTTTTTTTCATACTTACTTTTCTTTCCTGTAAAGAACGGGCCGGTAATGATATTGATACGTCTAAAATTGACATAAATATTAAAATTGAACGGTTTGATCAGGATTTTAGTCAGCTGGATTCTACTCAGGTATTGCAGCAAAATGCCATATGGCAGAAAAAATACGGTCAGTTTTACACAGATTATATTCAGTTGATGTTGCATGCCGGAAACCCTGCGGATTCTTTATCTGTGCAGCGCAATTTGCGAACGATTTCCCGTCAACCTGATTTTAAAGCACTGAGCACTTCCGTTGCAAAAGTATTTCCGGACCTGAAAAAACAGGAAGAAGGATTGACGGAGGCTTTTAAAAGAATGAAATACTTCTTTCCTGAATTACATACGCCACGCTTTATCTCTTTCTATTCCGGATTTGAAGTACAGACACCCATCGGTGAAGATTACATCGGGATAGGTCTGGATATGTTTCTGGGAAGTAACTCTGAGTTCTATCCGGCTCTGGTATCAACTATTCCACTCTATATTTCGAAAAGGTTTACTCCTGAAAATATTGTTCCGCGCGTGACAGAGAGTTTTATTCGGGAAGAACTGTATCCGCAACAGGAGGGCGATGTAAATACATTGCAGCATATGATCTATCAGGGCAAAATTCTGTATGCAATGGATCAGGTAATGCCGGATGTCGCAGACAGCCTCAAAATCGGGTATAGTGCACAACAGATGAAATGGGCAGAGGCTTATGAAAAAGAAATCTGGGCCTGGTTTATACAGGAAGAACTGTTGTATAATACAGATTATCTGCGTATTCAGAAATATTTTGCGGAAGCGCCTTTTACCCCTGAGTTAGGTGAAAATAATGAATCTGCACCAAAACTCGGAAGCTACATCGGATGGCAAATTGTCCGTAAATATATGAACAAACATCCCGAATCAGACCTCAAAAAACTGTTTGCTATAAAGGATGCTCAATTGATTCTGGATGAGTCGAAGTACAAGGGGAGTAAATAA
- a CDS encoding DUF4136 domain-containing protein, with translation MKKLLYFLALGFIIVFASCSSYKYNTTRVQDLDFSQYKTYGWLPPIDSLSKNYYNNDIAKSNIMSTANKEIEARGLTYSKENPDILFRYVTIVNNKSRLVYGSSYWGMGWGWGWGGPWGFYRPWGLYGGYSYPVGKERYRYSHLIIEAIDRKTNTVVWQARGSNEIDNPETAINKLPKVVSGIMKQYPLQLKK, from the coding sequence ATGAAAAAGCTATTATATTTCCTCGCTTTAGGATTCATTATTGTGTTTGCATCCTGTTCTTCGTATAAGTACAATACGACGCGAGTACAAGACTTAGATTTCAGTCAATACAAAACTTACGGATGGTTACCTCCGATCGATTCTCTTTCAAAAAACTACTATAATAATGATATTGCGAAGAGCAATATTATGAGTACGGCAAATAAAGAGATCGAAGCAAGAGGCCTTACCTACAGCAAAGAAAATCCGGACATTTTGTTTCGTTATGTCACTATCGTCAACAATAAAAGCCGTCTGGTATACGGAAGCTCTTATTGGGGAATGGGCTGGGGATGGGGCTGGGGTGGTCCCTGGGGATTCTACAGACCATGGGGATTATATGGTGGATATTCTTATCCTGTCGGAAAAGAACGTTACCGTTACAGCCACCTGATTATCGAAGCGATAGACAGAAAAACAAATACTGTGGTGTGGCAGGCGAGAGGTTCTAATGAAATCGATAATCCGGAAACAGCAATCAATAAACTTCCAAAAGTTGTATCAGGTATTATGAAACAATATCCTCTTCAACTTAAAAAATAA